In Nitrobacteraceae bacterium AZCC 1564, the following proteins share a genomic window:
- a CDS encoding isoquinoline 1-oxidoreductase beta subunit (product_source=KO:K07303; cath_funfam=3.30.365.10; cog=COG1529; ko=KO:K07303; pfam=PF02738; superfamily=56003): MDELILREQIADETAMSRRAFLQGSGLLLGFALTGVSTESVFAAPASQVIENEVTATFAPNGFIRINPTGAVTLIMPMVEMGQGVYTSLSMLLAEELEVKLDQIQLQHAPPNHALYVNSIIGIQNTGGSASVRAFWTPLRQAGAVGRNLLIAAAAKRWNVDPATCRAKDGAVFDASGSKHLSYGELANAAAKLPVPPAANVKLKDPKDFTLIGTRAKRVDSAIKVDGRALYGIDTRLPGMKLAAVAISPVLGGKAKTVDEKAALAVKGVRQVVNIGEAVAVVADHTGAAKKGLAAAAITWDDGPNGKVNNADIVKRLEEESKKPGVVARNVGDVGKALAEATQRVDAIYQVPFLAHAAMEPMNCTVHLQKDRCDIWVGTQAPTITQSQVAELTGLQKDAIKIHNHLIGGGFGRRLEADGTILAVKIAKHVDGPVKVIWSREEDIQHDMYRPYYLDRMSAGLDAAGKPVAWTHRIAGSSVMARYYPPYVKDGLDPDAVEAAAEPPYALPNIHVDFVRVEPPGVRTSWWRGVGPTHNVFVVESFIDELAHAAKQDPVAYRKGLLGHNPRALAVLSLAAEKAGWGSPLPARHGRGISVQFAYGSYTSQVAEVEVAADGSVKVKRIVCAIDCGMYINPDTIEAQIQGGTLFGLTAALHGSITFEDGRVEQSNFDTYLPMRIDEVPLVETHLIKNAEAPGGVGEAPTAIVSAAVTNAIFAATGKRVRSLPIDTNSLKSSS; the protein is encoded by the coding sequence ATGGATGAGCTTATTCTGAGAGAGCAGATTGCAGACGAAACAGCGATGTCGCGGCGCGCCTTTCTTCAAGGCTCAGGTTTGCTGCTTGGTTTTGCGCTGACTGGTGTAAGCACCGAGTCTGTCTTCGCGGCACCTGCTTCGCAGGTGATCGAAAACGAGGTTACGGCTACTTTCGCGCCGAATGGATTTATACGGATCAATCCAACCGGCGCCGTGACCCTTATCATGCCGATGGTCGAGATGGGGCAGGGGGTTTACACGTCACTCTCGATGCTTCTCGCTGAAGAACTGGAAGTGAAGCTTGACCAAATTCAGCTTCAGCATGCGCCGCCAAATCATGCGCTTTACGTCAACTCGATCATAGGCATTCAAAACACAGGTGGTTCCGCCTCTGTCCGTGCCTTCTGGACACCGCTGCGTCAGGCAGGGGCAGTAGGTCGTAATCTGCTGATTGCGGCGGCCGCAAAGCGCTGGAATGTCGATCCGGCGACTTGCCGCGCCAAGGACGGCGCCGTGTTCGATGCGTCAGGCTCGAAGCATCTGAGCTATGGTGAACTTGCGAATGCCGCGGCGAAATTGCCTGTGCCGCCTGCGGCAAACGTCAAATTGAAAGATCCGAAGGATTTCACCCTGATCGGCACGCGTGCCAAGCGCGTGGATTCAGCAATAAAGGTCGATGGGCGCGCGCTCTACGGCATCGATACACGACTGCCGGGTATGAAGCTTGCGGCGGTTGCTATTTCGCCTGTGCTCGGTGGCAAGGCGAAAACAGTGGACGAGAAGGCCGCGCTGGCAGTGAAAGGCGTCCGGCAGGTGGTCAATATCGGTGAAGCTGTTGCCGTGGTGGCGGATCACACAGGTGCGGCGAAGAAGGGGCTCGCGGCCGCCGCCATCACGTGGGACGACGGACCGAACGGCAAGGTCAACAACGCCGATATCGTCAAGCGATTGGAGGAGGAATCCAAAAAGCCCGGCGTGGTTGCCCGTAACGTCGGTGATGTGGGGAAAGCACTTGCGGAGGCAACGCAACGGGTTGACGCCATCTATCAGGTGCCTTTCCTAGCCCATGCGGCGATGGAGCCGATGAACTGCACGGTTCATCTGCAAAAGGATCGTTGCGACATCTGGGTGGGGACACAGGCGCCTACGATCACGCAGTCTCAGGTGGCCGAACTCACCGGCCTGCAAAAGGATGCGATCAAAATTCACAATCATCTGATTGGCGGTGGCTTCGGCCGAAGACTGGAAGCCGATGGGACGATCCTCGCCGTCAAGATCGCCAAGCACGTCGACGGCCCGGTGAAGGTGATCTGGAGCCGCGAGGAAGACATCCAACACGATATGTATCGGCCGTACTATCTCGATCGGATGTCGGCTGGACTTGATGCGGCCGGCAAGCCGGTCGCCTGGACGCATCGGATCGCCGGCTCCTCAGTCATGGCTCGCTATTATCCTCCTTACGTCAAGGACGGATTGGACCCCGATGCTGTAGAAGCGGCGGCCGAGCCGCCCTATGCACTACCCAATATCCACGTCGACTTTGTCCGGGTCGAGCCCCCTGGTGTCCGGACGTCCTGGTGGCGCGGTGTTGGACCGACTCACAATGTCTTTGTGGTCGAAAGCTTCATAGATGAGCTCGCGCATGCCGCGAAGCAAGATCCCGTCGCTTATCGCAAAGGATTGCTTGGCCACAATCCGCGAGCGCTTGCCGTTCTGTCGCTTGCTGCAGAAAAAGCAGGGTGGGGATCACCACTTCCCGCGCGGCATGGCCGCGGGATTTCAGTACAATTCGCATATGGAAGTTACACGTCGCAGGTCGCGGAGGTCGAAGTGGCGGCCGATGGCTCTGTCAAAGTCAAGCGGATCGTCTGTGCGATTGACTGCGGCATGTACATCAATCCCGATACGATCGAAGCACAGATTCAGGGTGGAACGCTTTTCGGGCTGACTGCGGCGCTCCATGGCTCGATCACCTTCGAGGATGGACGCGTTGAGCAGAGCAATTTCGACACGTATCTGCCGATGCGTATCGACGAGGTACCGTTGGTGGAGACGCACTTGATTAAGAATGCAGAGGCTCCGGGGGGCGTTGGTGAAGCTCCGACAGCCATTGTCAGTGCTGCAGTGACCAATGCGATCTTCGCCGCGACCGGCAAGCGCGTGCGCAGCCTGCCGATCGATACAAATTCGCTGAAGTCGTCGTCTTAG
- a CDS encoding AraC-like DNA-binding protein (product_source=COG2207; cath_funfam=1.10.10.60; cog=COG2207; pfam=PF12833,PF12852; smart=SM00342; superfamily=46689,51182) — MRNTSKAVPGQALGEQNVSLPTGSTVKLSATDLNNLMQALDIDVIGLTELLVPPGHRVELGKIDAPAIHYNLSGEGRISINGGPKMPLSPHLLIIVPPNTPFMIEVDGGSGPPKLISRDCWTRQDGILRIAAPNEKPEIVQICGFFNASFGQSVRLFGELRAPVIEQFEPADKIDLKLREAMDELLQQEVGVGAMTASLLKQVIVSLVRRSLRSSQQWTERFSILTDRQVTRAFADMVARPGAAHSVQSLAHSAGLSRSAFMARFSDIFGRSPMVILRDLRMRQAAIDLTTTTMSIDVVAQNAGYESRSSFVRAFRKAYKRDPSDYRRLAKSGDAQGGI, encoded by the coding sequence ATGCGGAACACTTCGAAAGCGGTTCCAGGGCAAGCTCTCGGCGAGCAGAATGTTTCGCTGCCCACGGGCTCCACCGTCAAATTGTCTGCAACAGACCTCAACAACTTGATGCAGGCGCTCGACATCGATGTCATCGGGCTAACTGAGCTTCTGGTGCCGCCCGGCCATCGAGTGGAATTGGGAAAGATTGACGCACCCGCGATCCACTACAACTTGAGTGGCGAGGGACGCATATCTATCAACGGCGGACCAAAGATGCCGTTGAGCCCTCATTTACTCATCATCGTGCCGCCGAACACTCCGTTCATGATCGAGGTTGACGGCGGAAGTGGCCCACCGAAGCTCATTTCGAGAGACTGCTGGACTCGTCAAGACGGCATCCTCCGCATCGCGGCGCCGAACGAGAAACCCGAAATCGTTCAGATATGCGGCTTTTTTAACGCATCCTTTGGTCAGTCTGTGAGGCTGTTCGGAGAACTCCGCGCACCGGTGATCGAGCAGTTCGAGCCTGCGGACAAGATCGATCTGAAGCTTCGCGAGGCTATGGACGAACTGCTACAGCAAGAGGTCGGTGTCGGAGCCATGACAGCGTCTCTGCTCAAGCAAGTCATTGTTTCATTGGTGCGACGATCCCTCAGGTCATCCCAGCAGTGGACCGAGCGATTCTCGATACTTACCGACAGGCAGGTCACCCGCGCTTTTGCAGATATGGTGGCTCGGCCGGGAGCTGCCCATTCAGTTCAAAGCTTGGCACACAGTGCGGGATTGAGTCGTTCAGCGTTCATGGCGCGGTTTTCGGACATCTTTGGACGATCCCCGATGGTCATCTTGCGAGACTTGAGAATGCGCCAGGCCGCGATCGATTTGACGACAACGACGATGTCGATCGACGTCGTTGCTCAGAATGCGGGCTACGAGAGCCGTTCAAGTTTTGTGCGAGCTTTTCGAAAAGCGTACAAACGAGATCCGAGCGACTATCGGCGGTTAGCCAAGTCGGGCGATGCCCAGGGCGGTATCTGA
- a CDS encoding hypothetical protein (product_source=Hypo-rule applied; pfam=PF11294), producing MMVDGSEQTFAVGLFQMTVDQEVQDDNFYRALVPFDAFDEVMRRDRYRPVPDDWIIAVTDVSHSTEAIEQGRYREVNTAGAAVLAAVSNALPDLQFPFTFGGDGASFAAPGAYSTIIQDTLAKTAAWAEDVFGLTLRIAIIPIADIRAQHLDVLVARFAPSPNVTYAMFAGGGLAWAERELKQGSYLVPRAPMGVTADLTGLSCRFAPISTKHGVILSLIVVPRDDPTSFVELIQELLRRLRLDDPGLHPLPAEGPLPAWTGGHLDHAIKTGSRKITSAAWAAKCLRSILARVGSLLGIPIGGFHEARFRRELVANTDFRKFDDGLRMTVDCSSGLADVIDARLEEAQRRGACFFGTHRQLAANLTCFVPSPTQANHVHFVDGASGGYAFAAIKLKRNVASSLGAINKAIGA from the coding sequence ATGATGGTGGATGGGTCAGAGCAAACCTTCGCAGTCGGTCTTTTTCAAATGACGGTCGACCAAGAGGTCCAAGACGACAACTTCTATCGGGCCCTTGTGCCCTTCGACGCTTTTGATGAAGTGATGCGGCGGGATCGGTATCGCCCTGTACCTGATGACTGGATCATCGCCGTTACGGACGTTAGCCATTCGACCGAAGCTATTGAACAAGGACGGTACCGCGAGGTGAACACGGCCGGTGCGGCGGTTCTTGCTGCCGTCAGCAATGCACTACCCGACCTACAGTTTCCGTTCACGTTCGGAGGAGATGGCGCGAGCTTCGCCGCGCCGGGCGCCTATTCGACCATCATCCAGGATACGTTGGCAAAAACCGCCGCTTGGGCGGAAGACGTATTCGGTCTCACCTTGCGCATTGCGATCATTCCTATCGCGGACATTCGCGCGCAGCACTTGGACGTCCTGGTAGCCCGCTTCGCGCCCTCTCCGAATGTCACCTACGCGATGTTTGCCGGCGGGGGGCTTGCCTGGGCCGAGCGCGAACTCAAGCAAGGCAGCTATCTCGTCCCACGCGCACCCATGGGAGTAACAGCCGACCTCACAGGTCTTTCGTGCCGATTTGCGCCGATCAGTACCAAGCACGGCGTCATCCTGTCTCTTATCGTCGTTCCGCGCGATGATCCGACTTCTTTCGTGGAGCTCATTCAGGAGCTCCTGCGGAGGCTCCGTTTAGATGATCCCGGCCTACATCCATTGCCTGCCGAAGGCCCGCTACCTGCTTGGACCGGCGGCCATCTTGATCATGCCATCAAGACAGGCAGCCGAAAGATCACCTCTGCAGCTTGGGCCGCGAAGTGCTTGCGCTCCATTCTGGCGCGGGTGGGCAGCCTACTGGGAATTCCTATTGGCGGCTTTCATGAAGCTCGGTTCCGACGAGAACTCGTGGCGAATACAGACTTCCGAAAATTCGATGACGGCCTACGTATGACAGTGGACTGCTCATCTGGACTCGCCGACGTCATAGACGCACGCTTGGAAGAGGCTCAGCGACGAGGCGCATGCTTTTTTGGAACGCATCGCCAGTTGGCGGCAAATCTTACATGCTTTGTGCCATCACCTACGCAAGCTAATCACGTGCACTTCGTTGATGGCGCTTCCGGGGGGTACGCCTTTGCTGCGATCAAATTGAAGCGAAATGTTGCAAGCAGCCTCGGTGCGATAAACAAGGCTATCGGTGCCTAG
- a CDS encoding starvation-inducible DNA-binding protein (product_source=KO:K04047; cath_funfam=1.20.1260.10; cog=COG0783; ko=KO:K04047; pfam=PF00210; superfamily=47240) produces MSIEDAIKRREAPLDTPSDLGSNATKDISAALTALLADVFALYVKTKNFHWHISGPHFRDYHLLLDEQATQIFAMTDEIAERARKIGGTTIRSIGHIARVKHIADNDADFVTPEDMLAELKEGNLALTRRMRQTHNVCDEYGDVATASLIENWIDEAERRTWFLFETTRRA; encoded by the coding sequence ATGAGTATAGAAGACGCGATAAAGCGCCGCGAGGCGCCGCTCGACACGCCGAGCGATCTCGGCTCCAATGCGACCAAGGATATTTCGGCCGCCCTTACCGCGCTTCTGGCGGACGTGTTTGCTCTATACGTCAAGACCAAGAACTTCCATTGGCACATTTCAGGTCCGCATTTCCGCGACTATCACCTCCTTCTCGATGAGCAGGCCACGCAGATCTTCGCGATGACAGACGAAATCGCAGAAAGAGCCCGAAAGATCGGCGGCACGACGATCCGCTCGATCGGCCACATCGCTAGGGTGAAGCATATCGCGGACAATGATGCAGATTTCGTCACACCCGAGGACATGCTGGCCGAGCTGAAAGAAGGAAATCTGGCGCTCACCCGGCGCATGCGGCAGACCCACAATGTCTGCGACGAGTATGGCGATGTCGCCACGGCCAGCCTGATCGAAAACTGGATCGATGAGGCTGAACGTCGCACATGGTTCCTGTTCGAGACGACAAGGAGAGCTTAA
- a CDS encoding choline dehydrogenase (product_source=KO:K00108; cath_funfam=3.50.50.60; cog=COG2303; ko=KO:K00108; pfam=PF00732,PF05199; superfamily=51905) yields the protein MSEEAYDIVIVGAGAAGCVVASYLAEHTDASIALIEAGDMDRDPFIHIPAGFANILAHDRHVWKYETVPQHGTKRAFRSAKVLGGGSSINAMCYVRGQTRDYAAWQVAVGDTGKWSYKDLLPVFMAQEHNDTFHDEYHGINGGLAVQLPKGINELNQYCLKAFQEYGVPYNPDYNGESQIGVSPVQSTVGNAQRCSAVDAYLRPHLASGRVTLLTGKTVVRILVENKRAVGVELMDNEMIMAGEVVLSAGAVHSPKILMHSGIGPAEQLCQHGIAVIVDSPEVGENLHDHPMIPVRAYVKGDLGYQAAAHGLGTLKAGVRYLVTKDGPASGNGIETVTHWNPSDFSADPTIQCYHSPVVLNEQLSATGDRSGVTFELVVLQPRSRGWVRLADSDPTSMPLINPNFIGEEEDLKAAVESVRAIRKVMAQESLASVIEEEMDPGPHIQSDAEIADWVKRVVQTMWHPVGTCRMGKDARAVVDARLRVRGVEGLRVIDASIMPNITSGNTNAPTQALARHATAMLVEDLKRT from the coding sequence ATGTCCGAGGAAGCCTACGACATTGTCATTGTTGGCGCAGGCGCAGCCGGCTGCGTCGTCGCAAGTTATCTCGCCGAACACACCGATGCGTCGATCGCGCTGATTGAAGCTGGTGACATGGATCGCGATCCGTTCATCCACATCCCTGCCGGTTTCGCTAATATTCTCGCGCATGATAGGCATGTGTGGAAATATGAGACGGTCCCCCAGCATGGCACCAAGCGAGCATTTCGCTCAGCCAAGGTGCTCGGCGGCGGCTCGTCGATCAATGCAATGTGCTACGTCCGTGGTCAGACACGCGACTATGCCGCGTGGCAGGTCGCGGTCGGGGACACCGGCAAATGGTCGTATAAAGACCTGCTCCCCGTCTTCATGGCGCAGGAGCACAACGACACCTTCCACGACGAATATCACGGCATCAATGGTGGCCTGGCGGTGCAGCTGCCCAAAGGCATCAACGAGTTGAACCAATATTGTCTCAAGGCCTTCCAGGAATATGGCGTCCCCTACAATCCCGACTATAACGGCGAGAGCCAGATCGGCGTCTCGCCTGTGCAGTCTACGGTTGGAAATGCCCAGCGGTGCAGCGCGGTCGATGCTTATCTGCGTCCGCATCTCGCCTCGGGCCGCGTAACCCTGCTCACGGGGAAGACGGTCGTTCGCATTCTCGTCGAGAACAAGCGAGCTGTCGGCGTCGAGCTCATGGACAATGAGATGATCATGGCCGGCGAAGTTGTGCTGTCGGCCGGGGCCGTCCACAGTCCAAAAATTCTCATGCACTCAGGCATTGGACCGGCCGAGCAGCTGTGCCAGCACGGCATCGCGGTGATCGTCGATTCTCCGGAGGTAGGCGAAAATCTCCACGACCACCCGATGATACCGGTCCGCGCCTATGTGAAAGGCGATCTCGGCTATCAGGCCGCCGCGCATGGCCTCGGCACCCTAAAGGCGGGTGTGCGTTATCTTGTGACCAAGGATGGCCCGGCGTCGGGTAACGGCATCGAAACGGTTACCCACTGGAATCCGTCCGACTTCTCCGCCGACCCGACGATCCAATGTTATCACTCTCCAGTCGTCTTGAACGAACAACTCAGCGCGACGGGCGACCGCTCGGGCGTCACATTTGAACTCGTGGTGCTTCAGCCCAGGAGCCGTGGCTGGGTGCGGCTGGCCGACAGCGATCCGACGTCGATGCCCCTCATCAACCCGAACTTCATCGGTGAGGAGGAAGACTTAAAGGCCGCGGTGGAATCGGTGCGCGCGATCCGCAAGGTTATGGCGCAGGAGTCGTTGGCGTCAGTAATCGAAGAGGAGATGGATCCCGGTCCGCACATCCAGTCGGACGCTGAGATCGCCGACTGGGTGAAGCGTGTCGTGCAAACAATGTGGCATCCGGTCGGCACGTGCCGGATGGGCAAGGATGCGCGGGCGGTTGTTGATGCAAGGCTCAGGGTCCGCGGGGTCGAAGGCCTCCGGGTGATCGATGCCTCGATCATGCCGAACATCACCAGCGGCAATACCAACGCCCCGACCCAGGCGCTCGCGCGCCACGCCACAGCGATGCTGGTCGAGGATCTGAAGCGAACCTAA
- a CDS encoding hypothetical protein (product_source=Hypo-rule applied; cleavage_site_network=SignalP-noTM), producing the protein MKSRFFAAAAVCNLLLAAPASAQGVKVGILNEQSGVYGGEYPVEPARMAIEDFGGEVLGYKVEAA; encoded by the coding sequence ATGAAATCGAGATTTTTCGCCGCGGCCGCCGTGTGCAACCTGTTGCTCGCGGCGCCAGCGTCGGCACAGGGTGTCAAGGTCGGCATCCTGAACGAGCAGTCCGGCGTCTATGGCGGCGAATACCCGGTCGAACCCGCGCGGATGGCCATTGAGGATTTTGGCGGTGAGGTGCTCGGCTACAAGGTCGAGGCTGCTTGA
- a CDS encoding hydrophobe/amphiphile efflux-1 (HAE1) family protein (product_source=TIGR00915; cath_funfam=1.20.1640.10,3.30.2090.10,3.30.70.1430; cog=COG0841; pfam=PF00873; superfamily=82693,82714,82866; tigrfam=TIGR00915; transmembrane_helix_parts=Outside_1_232,TMhelix_233_255,Inside_256_261,TMhelix_262_284,Outside_285_289,TMhelix_290_312,Inside_313_332,TMhelix_333_355,Outside_356_364,TMhelix_365_387,Inside_388_434,TMhelix_435_457,Outside_458_768,TMhelix_769_791,Inside_792_795,TMhelix_796_818,Outside_819_827,TMhelix_828_850,Inside_851_870,TMhelix_871_893,Outside_894_907,TMhelix_908_930,Inside_931_951) has product MLVQNRVAIAQPRLPEEVQRNGVVTRKNSPDILMAVFVLSPDDTFDQLYISNYTLLQVRDQLLRLDGVGDIQMFGARDYSMRLWLDPDRIANLGLTSSEVLAAIRAQNLQITGGQIAEPPIGDRAFQPNLVFTGRLKDISQFENIVVKAGSDGRTVQLRDVARVELGALSYATSSFILRKSAVAMVVTQRPGSNALATAKQISDTMAKLKTNFPKGLDYNIGYNPTEFIAQSVHELIKTIYEAMALVVIVVLVFLQGWRPAIIPIIAIPVSLVGTFAVMAALGFSINNLTLFGLVLAVGIVVDDAIVVVENVERHLQRGMSRRDAALKTMEEVGGALISIALVLCAVFVPTAFLGGISGQFFQQFAVTIAVATALSCFCSLTLSPALASQILTPHEKKRPPARWNIIARGWDSFTALFNRIFDRLANGYAAAANFVIRHTVVMLPIYLVLIGSAGWLLVTTSQGFIPDQDRGYVIISAQLPGAASLARTTAVVREIERIALDTPGVVRVGAFTGFSGATRTQVGNAAALFPVFDDQETRQKKGLSAKAITADLRKRLSVIQGAFIIVIPPPAVPGIGTGGGFAIRIQDRQGRGPEQLAAATDELVAAARKSPNLTSVFSPFTANTPQLFVDIDRVKAQKLGVPIANVTDTIETYFGSTYVNDFNLFGRTYHVTAQADLPFRKEAADLARLRTRNAAGDMVMLGSVVDFKDISGPDRVARYNLYSASELQGEPAPGVSSGTALNTIKQLADETLPTGFSFEWTDLSYQQVTGGNAGLYVFPICVLFVYLVLAAQYGSWTLPFAVILIVPMCLFAATLGVRIMGQDVNILTQIGFLVLVGLAAKNAILIVEFARDIELEGRPRLEAVIEACRLRLRPILMTSFAFILGVVPLVVSTGSGSEMRQAIGVAVFFGMLGVTLFGLIFTPIFYMVVRNLAEGKNEGKPPHMTAAAAE; this is encoded by the coding sequence GTGCTGGTGCAGAACCGCGTCGCGATTGCGCAGCCGCGGCTGCCCGAGGAAGTGCAGCGCAACGGTGTCGTTACGCGTAAGAACTCGCCTGACATCCTGATGGCTGTGTTCGTGCTGTCGCCGGACGACACGTTTGATCAGCTCTATATCTCCAACTACACGCTGCTGCAGGTCCGCGATCAGCTTTTACGGCTCGACGGCGTCGGCGACATCCAGATGTTCGGCGCACGCGACTACTCGATGCGGTTGTGGCTCGATCCCGACCGGATCGCCAATCTCGGTTTAACATCGAGCGAGGTGCTGGCAGCGATCCGGGCGCAGAACCTGCAGATCACGGGCGGGCAGATCGCTGAGCCGCCGATCGGCGATCGCGCATTCCAGCCGAACCTCGTCTTCACTGGCCGCCTCAAAGATATCAGTCAATTCGAGAACATCGTGGTAAAGGCCGGTTCCGATGGCCGTACTGTGCAACTTCGCGACGTCGCTCGCGTCGAGCTCGGTGCGCTGTCCTACGCCACCAGCAGCTTCATCCTGCGCAAGTCGGCTGTCGCAATGGTGGTGACACAACGGCCCGGATCGAACGCGCTCGCCACCGCGAAGCAGATCTCCGACACGATGGCGAAGCTCAAGACGAACTTCCCGAAGGGGCTCGACTATAATATCGGCTACAACCCCACCGAATTCATCGCCCAATCAGTCCATGAACTGATCAAGACGATCTACGAGGCGATGGCGCTCGTCGTCATTGTGGTGTTGGTGTTCTTGCAGGGGTGGCGGCCTGCGATCATCCCGATCATCGCGATCCCGGTGTCGCTTGTCGGCACCTTCGCGGTGATGGCGGCTCTCGGATTCTCGATCAATAATTTGACGCTCTTCGGTCTGGTCCTGGCGGTCGGCATCGTGGTCGACGACGCTATCGTGGTCGTCGAGAATGTCGAGCGACATCTCCAGCGTGGTATGAGTCGCCGCGACGCGGCGCTCAAGACTATGGAGGAGGTCGGCGGTGCACTGATCTCTATCGCGCTGGTGCTCTGCGCGGTGTTCGTGCCGACAGCCTTCCTGGGCGGCATTTCCGGACAGTTCTTCCAGCAATTCGCCGTCACAATTGCCGTCGCGACCGCGCTATCCTGCTTTTGCTCTCTGACGCTGTCGCCGGCATTGGCCTCGCAGATACTTACTCCGCATGAAAAGAAACGTCCGCCGGCACGCTGGAACATCATCGCGCGCGGATGGGACAGCTTCACTGCGCTCTTCAACCGCATCTTCGATCGCCTGGCAAACGGCTATGCGGCCGCTGCCAACTTCGTGATCCGGCACACGGTGGTGATGCTCCCGATCTATCTCGTGCTGATTGGAAGCGCCGGCTGGTTGCTGGTCACCACGTCGCAGGGCTTCATTCCGGACCAGGATCGCGGTTACGTCATCATCTCGGCGCAATTGCCAGGCGCCGCGTCACTGGCGCGGACAACGGCGGTGGTGCGCGAAATCGAGCGGATTGCGCTGGATACACCAGGTGTCGTCCGTGTCGGGGCCTTCACCGGCTTCTCCGGCGCGACGCGGACACAGGTCGGCAACGCCGCGGCGTTGTTCCCGGTGTTCGATGATCAGGAAACACGACAGAAGAAGGGGTTGTCGGCCAAAGCCATCACGGCTGACCTGCGCAAGCGGCTGTCGGTGATCCAGGGCGCTTTCATCATCGTCATTCCACCGCCCGCAGTCCCGGGCATCGGCACCGGCGGCGGCTTCGCGATCCGCATCCAGGATCGACAAGGGCGCGGTCCGGAGCAGCTCGCAGCCGCGACCGACGAGCTCGTCGCGGCCGCGCGCAAGTCGCCAAACCTGACTTCGGTCTTCTCTCCGTTCACGGCCAACACGCCGCAGTTGTTCGTCGACATCGATCGCGTCAAGGCGCAGAAGCTCGGGGTGCCGATCGCCAATGTCACCGACACCATCGAGACTTACTTCGGCTCGACCTATGTCAACGACTTCAACCTGTTCGGGCGCACCTATCACGTCACCGCACAGGCCGATCTCCCGTTCCGCAAGGAGGCTGCGGATCTCGCGCGGCTGCGTACCCGTAACGCCGCGGGCGACATGGTAATGCTCGGAAGCGTCGTGGACTTCAAGGACATCTCGGGACCCGATCGTGTCGCGCGCTACAATCTTTACTCGGCGTCCGAACTGCAGGGTGAGCCGGCGCCGGGAGTGAGCTCGGGGACCGCGCTTAACACCATCAAGCAACTGGCCGACGAAACATTGCCAACCGGCTTTTCCTTCGAATGGACAGATCTGTCCTATCAACAGGTCACAGGTGGCAATGCCGGCCTCTATGTCTTCCCGATCTGCGTGCTGTTCGTCTATCTCGTGCTGGCGGCGCAATATGGGAGCTGGACACTGCCTTTCGCGGTGATCCTGATCGTGCCGATGTGCCTGTTTGCGGCCACCCTCGGCGTGCGCATCATGGGCCAGGACGTCAATATTCTGACCCAGATCGGCTTCCTGGTGCTGGTGGGACTCGCGGCCAAGAACGCGATCCTGATCGTCGAGTTCGCGCGTGACATCGAGCTCGAAGGCAGGCCGCGGCTGGAAGCTGTCATCGAGGCCTGCCGGCTCCGCCTGCGGCCGATCCTGATGACGTCGTTCGCCTTTATCTTAGGCGTGGTGCCGCTGGTGGTGTCCACCGGTTCCGGCTCGGAGATGCGCCAGGCAATCGGCGTCGCCGTGTTCTTCGGCATGCTCGGCGTCACGCTGTTCGGGCTGATCTTCACGCCGATCTTCTACATGGTGGTGCGCAACCTCGCGGAAGGCAAGAACGAGGGCAAGCCACCCCACATGACGGCGGCCGCAGCGGAGTGA
- a CDS encoding multidrug efflux pump subunit AcrB (product_source=COG0841; cog=COG0841; pfam=PF00873; transmembrane_helix_parts=Inside_1_11,TMhelix_12_34,Outside_35_104), whose product MNLGRLSINQPILAMVLSIVLLIVGAIAYQTLPVSEYPQVAPPTVTVTTQYPGASAQTVSDTVAAPIEQEINGVEDMLYLYSQATSNGQLTITVTFKLGTHRPR is encoded by the coding sequence ATGAATCTTGGAAGGCTTTCCATCAACCAGCCCATCCTGGCGATGGTGCTGTCGATCGTGCTTTTGATCGTCGGCGCGATCGCCTACCAGACGCTGCCGGTCTCAGAATATCCGCAGGTGGCACCACCCACCGTTACGGTCACCACGCAATATCCCGGCGCCTCGGCGCAGACCGTATCCGACACCGTCGCCGCCCCGATCGAGCAGGAGATCAACGGCGTCGAAGACATGCTGTATCTCTACAGCCAGGCGACCTCGAACGGCCAGCTCACCATTACCGTCACCTTCAAGCTCGGCACGCACCGACCTCGATAA